AAAGAAGAGAAAGCATAGACCTCTCCTTCTACCGCACTGAACCAGAATGTGTCACTGAATGTATATGCCAAAGCTCCGACAAATCCCGAACCCAGGATGATGATGACATCTGTTGCCGATAAGTCCTGTTCATTATTTATAATCAAAGACCTTACTAATCGTGTGATACTCCAAAAAAGAAACAGGATGCAACCGGCGCTCAACAATGCATTCAAAAAATTAACCAGCCAAGACACCTGCGAAGCATCAGAAGCAAATTGAGTGAACAGGTTTCCGACAAGCATATAAAAAGGTGCACCCGGCGGATGCCCTACTTGTAACTTCTCCGCACACGAAATAAATTCGGGACAATCCCAAAAACTGGCAGTAGGCTCAATTGTCATTCCATATACAAAAGCTGCTATCAGAAAGACAATCCACCCACTAAAATCATTCCATTTCTTAAATAATAAGTTGCTCATTGTTCTATAACTTTTTGTTTGCAAAGTTATAGGACAGAGATGTGAAAAAGACGTTTTTTGCCGGACGGATACGGACGATAAATACCCGTAAGCTGCTGATATTCAAATATACATCATTAGTCTTAACGGACAAATGCAGACTACAAAGATTTTACAATATCTTCCAGTGATTCTTTGGAGTTTACCAGCATCAGTTTTTCTGTTTTTATTCTGGAAATTCTTCGGGTCAGAGTTTCAACACTCAGTTTCATTAAATCCGCAAAGCAAGCAGGCTGAACCCCTTCTCTTAAAAACGCGCATACTCTTAAATCTTCTTCGGTAAGTTTGGGACTTAACTCTTTCAATTTGGATACAAACCCGTAAACGCTTTCTTGAAGTCGTAATAATTCTGTCCAGTCTTTTTCGGAAAAGGAAGATGTTTTGGAAGATAAGGCTGTCCGTTCTTTCAATTGACGGACTTTTGTGACAACCGGAGAATCTTCATAGATATGTTGTTGCAGAGATTGATATTTTTCTTCAAGATAGTTACATTGTAGTGCCAACTTGTCTGATTCGATACCTTTCTTCTGCATTTCTTCCTTAAAGGTATCCAATTGCGAATGTACAGACAGATGTTTCTTCCAAAGTAATCCGAGCAAGAGGGACATGACTCCGAATAATCCTAAGGCAGAAGACAGAATTACGGTAGAACGGTCCTTACTGTCAATTAGCATCAATTGGCTGGCATATGCTTTTCTTTCCATTTCCAGTGCTTCATCAAAGTTGCCATATTTCTGATAATAAAGGCTGCATCTCTTGCAAATCTTAGTCATCTGTTCATATTCTTCTGTTTGTGCGGCAAGTTTTATTGCTTTTTTAAAATGAATCTCGGCATCTTTCTCCTTATTCAAGTCACTTTCTACACATGCCAGATAATAATAGGCTTTCGATTTCTGATATTCATTCCCGTATTGTTCGTAATAAGATACGGCTTGACGGATTTGGTTATCAGAAGAATGAGGAATATTTTTATCTTCGTTGAATTGAGTGCATAGCAGATTATACTCTGCAAGCTGCGCTTCATTCATTTGGTTCATTTGAATAGTCTCAAGGATAATGGATGCTGTGTCCGGGTCTTGTTCTATTAATTGAGCTGCTTTGTTTAATCCTTGTTTCACATTAGTTCCCTCAGGATGACAGGCAGCCAGAGAAAGGACAAATACATACAATAAAATTCGAAAATTACCCATAACTCTACTTTTACTTTGCATATTGCATACAAATGATTGGATTTGCAAATATAAAAATAATTAGTATTTATGTTTCCATTAGTCTATACTTTTTTGACAAATATCAAGTCATTGAGAATAGTTAATTAGGAAGATAAGCCGTATCTTTGTAGCAAACATAAATTATATATCATGATTAAGAATATTGTATTTGACTTTGGTGGGGTTATTGTAGATATCGACCGGGATAAAGCTGTTCAGGCATTTATCGAACTGGGATTGGCGGATGCGGATACCCGTTTGGATAAATATCACCAAACCGGAATCTTTCAAGAATTGGAAGAAGGGAAACTTAGTGCGGATGAATTCAGAAAGCAATTGGGAAGTTTATGTGGACGCGAACTTACTATGGAAGAAACGAAGCAAGCATGGCTGGGATTCTTCAACGAAGTAGATTTGCGCAAGCTTGATTATATTTTGGAATTACGAAAGTCCTATCATGTATATATTCTTAGTAATACCAATCCTTTTGTCATGTCATGGGCATGCAGCCCGGATTTTTCTTCAAGGAAAATGCCATTGAATGATTATTGCGACAACT
This portion of the Bacteroides acidifaciens genome encodes:
- a CDS encoding HAD family hydrolase — translated: MIKNIVFDFGGVIVDIDRDKAVQAFIELGLADADTRLDKYHQTGIFQELEEGKLSADEFRKQLGSLCGRELTMEETKQAWLGFFNEVDLRKLDYILELRKSYHVYILSNTNPFVMSWACSPDFSSRKMPLNDYCDNLYLSYQLGHTKPVPEIFDFMIKDCNIIPSETLFVDDGASNIQIGKKLGFETFQPENGADWREELTTILKK
- a CDS encoding tetratricopeptide repeat protein codes for the protein MGNFRILLYVFVLSLAACHPEGTNVKQGLNKAAQLIEQDPDTASIILETIQMNQMNEAQLAEYNLLCTQFNEDKNIPHSSDNQIRQAVSYYEQYGNEYQKSKAYYYLACVESDLNKEKDAEIHFKKAIKLAAQTEEYEQMTKICKRCSLYYQKYGNFDEALEMERKAYASQLMLIDSKDRSTVILSSALGLFGVMSLLLGLLWKKHLSVHSQLDTFKEEMQKKGIESDKLALQCNYLEEKYQSLQQHIYEDSPVVTKVRQLKERTALSSKTSSFSEKDWTELLRLQESVYGFVSKLKELSPKLTEEDLRVCAFLREGVQPACFADLMKLSVETLTRRISRIKTEKLMLVNSKESLEDIVKSL